In the genome of Doryrhamphus excisus isolate RoL2022-K1 chromosome 11, RoL_Dexc_1.0, whole genome shotgun sequence, one region contains:
- the LOC131138356 gene encoding dynein heavy chain-like, whose product MDTSRSSSFYSSTPLFLYSATPLFFYSIPIFIYSSIPQSIYSSTHLLLLIYSSSPLLLYSSTPLLLYSSTLFLYSSTPLFLYSSIHLFLYSSTPINLFIFSSIHLFTLLLCSSIPLLLYSSIHLFLYSATPLFFYSIHLLLYSSTPLFIYSSTLLLLYSSTLFIYSSIPLLLYSSIPQFIDYSIALFLYSSTPLFLYSSIPLLLYSSIHLFLYSSIPLFIYSSSPLLLYSSIYSIALFLYSSIPLLLYSSINLFLYSFIHLFLYSATPLFFYSIPLFLYSSIPLLLYSSTPLFLNPSISLLIYSYSSIPLLLYSYSSIPQFIDYSIALFLYSSVPLFLYSSTPLFLYFSIHLFLNSSIPILLNLSIPQFIYSSTPLFLYSSIPQLIYSSTRLFLN is encoded by the coding sequence ATGGACACTTCACGTTCATCCTCTTTCTATTCCTCTACTCCTCTATTCCTCTACTCCGCTACTCCTCTATTCTTCTACTCTATTCCTATATTCATCTACTCCTCTATTCCTCAATCCATCTATTCCTCTACTCATCTACTCCTATTAATCTATTCCTCTTCTCCTCTACTCCTCTATTCCTCTACTCCGCTACTCCTCTATTCTTCTACTCTATTCCTCTATTCATCTACTCCTCTATTCCTCTATTCCTCAATCCATCTATTCCTCTACTCATCTACTCCTATTAATCTATTCATCTTCTCCTCTATTCATCTATTTACTCTATTGCTCTGTTCCTCTATTCCTCTACTCCTCTATTCCTCTATTCATCTATTCCTCTACTCTGCTACTCCTCTATTCTTCTACTCTATTCATCTACTCCTCTATTCCTCTACTCCTCTATTCATCTATTCCTCTACTCTGCTACTCCTCTATTCTTCTACTCTATTCATCTACTCCTCTATTCCTCTACTCCTCTATTCATCTATTCCTCAATTCATCGACTACTCTATTGCTCTGTTCCTCTATTCCTCTACTCCTCTATTCCTCTATTCATCTATTCCTCTACTCCTCTATTCCTCTATTCATCTATTCCTCTACTCCTCTATTCCTCTATTCATCTATTCCTCTTCTCCTCTACTCCTCTATTCATCTATTTACTCTATTGCTCTGTTCCTCTATTCCTCCATTCCTCTACTCCTCTATTCCTCTATTAATCTATTCCTCTACTCCTTTATTCATCTATTCCTCTACTCCGCTACTCCTCTATTCTTCTACTCTATTCCTCTATTCCTCTACTCTTCTATTCCTCTACTCCTCTATTCATCTACTCCTCTATTCCTCAATCCATCTATTTCTCTACTCATCTACTCCTATTCATCTATTCCTCTTCTCCTCTACTCCTATTCATCTATTCCTCAATTCATCGACTACTCTATTGCTCTATTCCTCTATTCTTCTGTTCCTCTATTCCTCTACTCCTCTACTCCTCTATTCCTCTACTTCTCAATTCATTTATTCCTCAATTCATCTATTCCTATACTCCTCAATTTATCTATTCCTCAATTCATCTATTCCTCTACTCCTCTATTCCTCTACTCCTCTATTCCTCAATTAATCTATTCCTCTACTCGTCTATTCCTCAATTAA